The genomic DNA CTCATAAATGCATTAGATGCGGTTTTTGCGTAACTTTATGTCCAATTCATCCTCATTCCAAATGGGAATCTGAAAGCCCTAGAGGAAGAATGCTGCTTATAAGAGGATTGCTTGAAGAAGGATTAAAAATTAACCCAACAATTAGAGATAGAATGTTTGAATGCACTTTATGCGGTTACTGCAAGTATCGTTGTCCAGCTGGCGTTAAAACAATCGACGCATATAAAGCGATAAGACATCAATTAAATGAATTAAATCTTTCACCAGAACCAATAAATACGCTTGAAGAATATTTAGTGCAAAGCGGAAACATTTTTAACCATCCTAAAGAAGCTAGAATTGAATGGATAGATTACATGGATCTTACAAATTCTATAAAAAAAGTTAATAAACCAGCTGAAATAGTTTATTTTACAGGATGCTCTACAGTTCTTTCCGGGAGAGCTATGAGTATAGCAGCTTCTACAGCTGCATTATTAAATAATCTTAATTTAGATTGGAGTTTGCTAGGAGAAGACGAGAAGTGTTGCGGAAATCCTCTTTTACTTTCTGGAAAATTAAAGCATGTAGAAGCTTTAGCTAAACATAATGTTGAAGCTATAAAAAAGCTTGGAGCAAGCGCTGTAGTAACTTCATGTCCAGGCTGCTATAGAGTTTTAAAAACCGAATACCCTGAAATAATTGGAGATCTTGATTTTGAAGTTCTTCATATAACTCAATTGCTGGAGCAAGCTTTAGATAGGGAAAAGCTTAAATTTAAAAATAAAATTGAAGCAAAAATCGCGTATCATGATCCATGCGAGCTTGGACGGTTGATGAGTGTTTTTGAGTCTCCTAGAAAAATTATTGAAAACATTCCAGGAGCTAAGCTTATAGAGTTTATTTACTCTAGAAACCTTACGCGATGTTGTGGAGCGGGGGGTCTTATGAAGGCAACCTTTCCAAATATAGCCTTAAATCAAGGAGTTGCAAAGCTTGAAGAAGCGCATGAAGTAGAAGCAGATGTTTTAGCTTCAGCTTGTCAAACTTGTAAATTGAATATGATGGACGCAGCTGCTGAAAGCAATGATTCGATTAAAATAATTGATGTAGTTGAGCTTGCTGCTAAAGCAGCTGGCGTTTTTGAAGTAGAGATTTAAATTTTAATGCTTGAAATGAAAGAACCTAAAGTTTTTTCAGTTTACGCTGAAGTAGCTTGGGATAAAAAAACTGGAGGATTTATAAAAACAAGAAAAGGCGTTGTCGCAAAAATAGATATACCTAAGGAGTTTAAAGGGTTAGGACGATATTCATGTCCAGATGAACTATTTATTTCATCAATAGCTGCATGCCTATTAACAACTTTTCTTTATTTTAAGAATAAGATGCAATTGAAACTTTTAAATTTAAGTGTTAACAGCAAAGGAACAGTTATAAAAGAACCTGATGGATATGAATTAAAAAATGTTTACTTTAATATTGTTGCTACAACCAAAAAGGAGTATAAAGAAGCTGCAATGAAATGCTTAAATCTTTCCGAGGAATATTGTCATCTACTTAAGCTTTTACCTAACGCTAAAATTAAGAAACATTTAATTTTTAGATAATTCTTTAAAAAACTTTAATTACCTTCATTTTTACTTCCTTATCAAAGTGAATTTCAATAAGAGCAAAAATAAATTATCATTTATTTTAAGCATACACATCTGAAAAATAAAATGGTTTAAATAATGTCCATGGGAAAGAGGGAATATCTTTTAAGCAGCTAGATTGCCATTTATACTCTGGATGCTTATTAATAAATTCATCAGCTTTAAAGGATGCGCCGCATGGTTTTCCCCAGCAAGCCCATGTTGAAAGCGAAAGCGCTAGCTTGCTAGATGAAACTTTTCCATCAAAAGCTCCAAATGGAAAGTATGGCCCGCATTCCCATTCTCGCCAACCTCTTGAATCTAATTCTATATGCCCGCATAAAGTATTTCTATTTGGCTCTTCCTTTAAGGCGAAAGTATCAAAGTGATCTGCTAAAAATTTTTTAGCTAACTCCACATTTATCTTGCCTTTATTAGCTTCTATAAGCTGAAGCCATCTTTCTCGTCTAGAAAGATAGGAAGAAGATTTATCGTTATAATCAAGCTTTGTTTCCATTCTAACTTTTTCAGTTAAAGCAACATTGCTTCCAGCAAAAAAACCGTCTTTAGTTCGAGTTAAATTATAATTTTTTGCTCCAAGCTCTAAACACCCTATCTCATTAGTTTTAGAATCTCCTACCAACCAATCGCTAGCATATCCACCATTATTATCCTTTACCATTATTTCAGAAAATTTGTTTATTGTGTTCGCATATTGAACAGCTTTTCTTATACGCGCAAAGTAAGGTTTACCCTTAGGATTAAATTCACAAGCTCCACTAATAGTTGTTTCTGTTATTATCATTCCCTTTTCATTTATGTACCAATCTGTCCCGCTGTATATCGTTCCTGGATAAGTTTGCATTAAAAATGCGTTACCTCTTTTAGGCGATATGAATGCAATCATATTGTATCCTCTACCAGTTAAATATGGAAACCACGTGTTGTGAGCAGCTACTATTTCGCTATTTTCAGTATAGCTACCCGTCGCGATGAAAGCACTGCAATGAGGGGGCTTATTAAATTTCTCTTCTCCGCTTTTCAACCAATAATGGTAGGAAAAGGTATCAAAATATCCATTTAAAGCTATTATATCAATTAAATCTAGATTAATTTTCTTATATGCTTTAAT from Candidatus Bathyarchaeota archaeon includes the following:
- a CDS encoding OsmC family protein — translated: MLEMKEPKVFSVYAEVAWDKKTGGFIKTRKGVVAKIDIPKEFKGLGRYSCPDELFISSIAACLLTTFLYFKNKMQLKLLNLSVNSKGTVIKEPDGYELKNVYFNIVATTKKEYKEAAMKCLNLSEEYCHLLKLLPNAKIKKHLIFR
- a CDS encoding (Fe-S)-binding protein — its product is MKLLNKYKLEDYAVDAHKCIRCGFCVTLCPIHPHSKWESESPRGRMLLIRGLLEEGLKINPTIRDRMFECTLCGYCKYRCPAGVKTIDAYKAIRHQLNELNLSPEPINTLEEYLVQSGNIFNHPKEARIEWIDYMDLTNSIKKVNKPAEIVYFTGCSTVLSGRAMSIAASTAALLNNLNLDWSLLGEDEKCCGNPLLLSGKLKHVEALAKHNVEAIKKLGASAVVTSCPGCYRVLKTEYPEIIGDLDFEVLHITQLLEQALDREKLKFKNKIEAKIAYHDPCELGRLMSVFESPRKIIENIPGAKLIEFIYSRNLTRCCGAGGLMKATFPNIALNQGVAKLEEAHEVEADVLASACQTCKLNMMDAAAESNDSIKIIDVVELAAKAAGVFEVEI
- a CDS encoding peptidase C45; this translates as MKQKSKLSNKEIKENLEGSFKFYINGWILACFKGDSFQIGFQNGYLMANEIEEIINSLKLYIRNVIGRDWGFFRKAASQMYLPKLDQEYKAELEGVISGIKAYKKINLDLIDIIALNGYFDTFSYHYWLKSGEEKFNKPPHCSAFIATGSYTENSEIVAAHNTWFPYLTGRGYNMIAFISPKRGNAFLMQTYPGTIYSGTDWYINEKGMIITETTISGACEFNPKGKPYFARIRKAVQYANTINKFSEIMVKDNNGGYASDWLVGDSKTNEIGCLELGAKNYNLTRTKDGFFAGSNVALTEKVRMETKLDYNDKSSSYLSRRERWLQLIEANKGKINVELAKKFLADHFDTFALKEEPNRNTLCGHIELDSRGWREWECGPYFPFGAFDGKVSSSKLALSLSTWACWGKPCGASFKADEFINKHPEYKWQSSCLKDIPSFPWTLFKPFYFSDVYA